One window of the Brevibacterium limosum genome contains the following:
- a CDS encoding glycosyltransferase family protein yields the protein MSPAVTIVVVSGDDASKVELETALRPRFPEIPVVDLGGRTVRDAGEMPEIAESDYLWFLTPDSRPEPDCLDELLDAIGETESIAAVGPKLMCSDRIVSAGVSTTSAGERFNPVGSGEIDQGQRDSQIETLGLDLPGLLLASTELERIGAPSRVLGPAYSGLEYTRRLRDLGARVLLAPRARMEISSASAARLGSSPHPPTSQTQIRTEQRYRLSLAGQGLFSLFSLLALGHLGRIGGELLANNFRPAGWHLSALFGLPADVSTTAPLRRANARRNKAAKRSSTAHVAALYADDDELAVQRRTMSSESEDPRPAEVPTGGPDADAELNPVGDTEEAIDSFSRLEISGGSSLLRAPLTYVILAAVVMSGFISYRLFGPGHLDGGALGSTDLGLGEIFDRLLGRHLDVSTGSAVPADPYHLVTGVLSLLFFGHVDVMVRSLLLAAPILAAVAAYAGAGSVLARRSVRGFAALLWIASPLFTAALSEGRLGVVLVWICAPLVALTLRRSLTAGSIAAAAGTGLLLFVITAGVPLLLPVAVLGTVVLLAAGRGLHHLWLLAPTVFLGWPWLWAVVREPGALLTMPGQTVAAESAPTYLLAVGFPTPIDMSWLAELIADLGLGHVSAGILQLWAPVLVLPMLILAFFTLIEARLELSRLTWAVGLYLGGLILAAIQVHLPAQTGPFHLIGSYPAAGLTLVSLGSILLLSLGADRTAGRRSVRRGTVGASTAKAAAKGRSAASGRLPMRGLVGLVTVAAVGTIAIGGGQAATSDDAVTATSESNVPALAADRAEGATQARTLRLDNVDGEVLATLISSADGTVLGTSTVTSAETVGGWPWQRRPLPITSDQVLVAQAASALSADDAGDLGSILGELGVDFVLVGQNAGSLTNSVSVSEGLLPVGPTSSGQLWRVDKPYSGRFLIRDAEGQVSTAAMKGTTAKVPAGQEGRTLTIADAADGITASIDGEPLPQPKPGEEAWASEFDLPAAGGTVEISLNSPFYPVGVIVGWVFGLLSLIVAIPFGRAGSAKTTESGREEAKA from the coding sequence GTGAGTCCAGCCGTCACCATCGTCGTCGTCTCCGGCGACGATGCCAGCAAGGTCGAGCTCGAAACAGCTCTTCGTCCGCGCTTCCCCGAGATCCCCGTGGTGGATCTCGGGGGACGGACGGTCCGCGATGCCGGCGAGATGCCGGAGATCGCGGAATCGGACTACCTGTGGTTCCTCACCCCTGACTCCCGTCCCGAACCCGACTGCCTCGATGAGCTGCTCGACGCCATCGGGGAGACCGAATCCATCGCCGCCGTCGGGCCGAAGCTCATGTGCTCCGACCGCATCGTCTCCGCCGGAGTGAGCACGACCTCGGCGGGGGAACGCTTCAACCCTGTCGGCTCGGGCGAAATCGACCAGGGACAGCGCGACAGCCAGATCGAGACGCTGGGTCTCGACCTGCCCGGCCTGCTCTTGGCCTCCACCGAGCTCGAGCGCATCGGAGCACCTTCCCGGGTGCTCGGTCCCGCCTATTCCGGTCTCGAATACACTCGTCGTCTCCGAGACCTCGGTGCCCGTGTGCTGCTGGCTCCACGCGCTCGGATGGAGATCTCCTCGGCCTCCGCCGCCCGTCTCGGCTCCTCACCCCATCCGCCGACCTCGCAGACACAGATCCGCACCGAACAGCGCTACCGTCTCAGCCTCGCCGGACAGGGGCTGTTCTCTCTGTTCTCCCTCCTCGCCCTCGGCCACCTCGGCCGCATCGGCGGAGAGCTGCTGGCGAACAACTTCCGTCCTGCCGGGTGGCATCTCTCCGCGCTCTTCGGCCTTCCCGCCGATGTGTCGACCACTGCCCCGCTGCGACGCGCCAACGCCCGCCGCAACAAGGCAGCCAAACGATCGAGCACCGCCCACGTCGCCGCGCTCTACGCCGACGACGATGAACTCGCCGTCCAACGCCGGACGATGAGCAGTGAGAGCGAAGACCCGCGTCCGGCAGAGGTTCCCACCGGCGGGCCTGACGCCGATGCCGAGCTCAACCCGGTCGGCGACACCGAGGAGGCCATCGACTCCTTCTCCCGCCTGGAGATCTCCGGCGGTTCGAGCCTGCTCCGCGCACCTCTGACCTATGTCATCCTGGCAGCCGTGGTGATGAGCGGTTTCATCAGCTACCGACTCTTCGGCCCCGGCCATCTCGACGGCGGTGCCCTGGGGTCGACCGATCTCGGTCTCGGTGAGATCTTCGATCGCCTGCTCGGCCGCCACCTCGATGTCTCGACAGGTTCGGCCGTGCCGGCCGACCCCTACCACCTCGTGACCGGCGTCCTCTCCCTCCTCTTCTTCGGCCATGTCGACGTCATGGTCCGCTCCCTGCTGCTGGCGGCACCGATTCTGGCCGCTGTCGCCGCGTATGCGGGCGCCGGCAGCGTACTTGCGCGACGGTCGGTGCGCGGCTTCGCCGCTCTGCTGTGGATCGCTTCTCCGCTGTTCACGGCCGCACTGTCGGAGGGGCGCCTCGGTGTGGTCCTCGTCTGGATCTGTGCGCCGCTGGTGGCCCTGACTCTGCGCCGCAGCCTGACCGCCGGATCGATCGCCGCGGCAGCCGGCACGGGCCTGCTGCTGTTCGTCATCACCGCCGGGGTTCCGCTCCTCCTGCCGGTCGCAGTCCTCGGCACCGTGGTGCTGCTGGCAGCCGGCCGCGGTCTGCACCATCTGTGGCTGCTGGCCCCGACCGTGTTCCTGGGATGGCCGTGGCTGTGGGCCGTGGTCCGCGAGCCGGGAGCCCTCCTGACGATGCCCGGACAGACCGTGGCCGCGGAATCGGCTCCGACGTACCTGCTGGCAGTCGGGTTCCCCACGCCGATCGACATGTCCTGGCTGGCGGAGCTCATCGCCGACCTCGGCCTCGGTCATGTCTCGGCCGGCATCCTCCAGCTCTGGGCTCCGGTCCTCGTACTGCCGATGCTCATCCTGGCCTTCTTCACCCTCATCGAAGCCAGGCTCGAACTCTCCCGTCTGACCTGGGCGGTCGGTCTCTACCTCGGCGGACTCATCCTCGCCGCGATTCAAGTGCATCTGCCCGCCCAGACGGGGCCGTTCCACCTCATCGGCTCGTATCCGGCAGCGGGGCTGACCCTGGTCAGTCTCGGGTCGATCCTGCTGCTGTCCCTCGGTGCCGATCGCACCGCCGGTCGACGATCCGTGCGCAGAGGCACCGTCGGCGCGAGCACGGCGAAGGCTGCGGCCAAGGGACGCTCCGCCGCCTCCGGCCGGCTGCCCATGCGCGGCCTCGTCGGGCTGGTCACCGTGGCCGCCGTCGGGACCATCGCCATCGGAGGCGGACAGGCCGCGACCTCGGACGATGCGGTCACCGCGACCTCCGAGAGCAACGTCCCCGCCCTGGCCGCCGATCGTGCAGAAGGCGCGACCCAGGCGCGCACTCTGCGTCTGGACAATGTCGACGGAGAGGTCCTGGCAACCCTCATCTCCTCTGCCGACGGCACAGTGCTGGGCACATCGACCGTGACCTCGGCCGAGACCGTCGGAGGGTGGCCGTGGCAGCGACGCCCCCTGCCGATCACCTCCGACCAGGTGCTCGTGGCCCAGGCCGCGTCCGCACTCTCGGCCGACGACGCCGGTGACCTCGGGAGCATCCTCGGCGAACTCGGTGTCGATTTCGTCCTCGTCGGCCAGAACGCCGGGAGCCTGACGAACTCCGTGTCCGTTTCGGAAGGGCTGCTGCCCGTCGGACCCACCTCGTCGGGACAGCTGTGGCGGGTCGACAAGCCCTACAGCGGCCGCTTCCTCATCCGCGATGCCGAAGGGCAGGTGTCCACAGCGGCGATGAAGGGCACCACTGCGAAGGTGCCTGCCGGCCAGGAGGGCCGGACCCTGACCATCGCCGATGCAGCGGACGGAATCACCGCGAGCATCGACGGTGAGCCGCTGCCGCAGCCGAAACCCGGTGAGGAGGCGTGGGCGAGCGAATTCGACCTGCCCGCCGCAGGCGGAACGGTCGAGATCTCACTGAACTCACCGTTCTATCCGGTCGGAGTCATCGTCGGATGGGTGTTCGGACTGCTCAGCCTCATCGTGGCCATTCCCTTCGGTCGGGCAGGGAGCGCGAAGACGACCGAATCCGGCCGTGAGGAGGCGAAAGCATGA
- a CDS encoding WhiB family transcriptional regulator yields MQSAQREWREREDFAAAPGVTSRRAEDWFIEPGARTPETLPDPLAVDPSDLTPLPTDNSAVSPLSLLLGAADDGELSWQDQALCAQTDPEAFFPEKGGSTREAKRVCASCDVRSECLEYALANDERFGIWGGMSERERRRLKKKVV; encoded by the coding sequence GTGCAAAGTGCACAGAGAGAATGGCGGGAGAGAGAAGACTTCGCCGCCGCACCGGGAGTCACTTCCCGCCGTGCCGAAGACTGGTTCATCGAACCGGGCGCGCGTACACCCGAGACGCTGCCCGATCCGCTGGCCGTCGACCCGAGTGATCTGACACCGCTGCCGACGGACAACTCGGCCGTCTCGCCGCTGTCGCTGCTCCTGGGCGCCGCAGACGACGGCGAACTGTCCTGGCAGGACCAAGCCCTCTGCGCTCAGACCGACCCCGAGGCGTTCTTCCCAGAGAAGGGCGGATCGACTCGCGAAGCCAAACGTGTCTGTGCCTCCTGCGACGTCCGTTCCGAATGCCTCGAATATGCTCTCGCCAACGATGAGCGCTTCGGCATCTGGGGTGGAATGTCCGAACGCGAACGCCGCCGGCTCAAGAAAAAGGTCGTGTGA